A genomic region of Chryseobacterium sp. KACC 21268 contains the following coding sequences:
- a CDS encoding anthranilate synthase component I family protein, translated as MKFSKTIKVKTTVKSQLADLFTPIGIYLRLRDNFRDTILLENAGNQNSENSFSFICVNAIAGIEIRDYHEAEFKFPLENPEKIQLENEKLSDLLQEFSDAFQCEKPNHEIGKSAQGFFGYTSYDAIPFFENIKFKELSEENKIPLMRYRLYQYVIAINHHNDEMFLIENKIDGLKSELSTIENFINQKNAPVFPFEITAEETSNLKDEEFLESVEFAKKHCFRGDVFQLVLSRRFEQKFQGDEFNVYRALRNINPSPYLFFFDYGDYKLIGSSPESQLIIKNGKAIIHPIAGTFKRTGNIENDLESAEELKKDPKENAEHTMLVDLARNDLSIHGKNTTVSKLKEIHFFSHVIHMVSEVVADVKENQNPYEMIATTFPQGTLSGAPKYRAMQLIDEHEKTSRSYYAGCIGFVGFDGSCNQAIMIRTFLSKNNTLFYQAGAGITAKSVAESELQEVNNKLGALKKAVLKAEKIS; from the coding sequence ATGAAATTCAGTAAAACCATAAAAGTAAAAACCACCGTAAAATCCCAATTGGCAGACCTTTTCACGCCCATCGGAATCTACCTGCGACTTCGCGATAACTTCCGCGATACCATCCTCTTAGAAAATGCCGGAAACCAAAACTCGGAAAATTCGTTTTCGTTTATTTGTGTGAACGCCATTGCAGGAATCGAAATACGTGATTATCACGAAGCTGAATTCAAATTTCCATTGGAAAATCCGGAAAAAATCCAGTTGGAAAATGAAAAATTGTCAGATTTGCTTCAGGAATTTTCAGATGCTTTCCAATGTGAAAAACCAAACCACGAAATTGGAAAAAGTGCGCAGGGATTTTTTGGATACACGAGTTATGATGCGATTCCATTCTTCGAAAACATCAAATTTAAAGAGCTTTCTGAGGAAAACAAAATTCCGTTGATGCGTTACAGATTGTATCAGTACGTCATCGCAATCAACCATCACAACGACGAAATGTTCTTGATTGAGAATAAAATTGATGGCTTAAAATCAGAACTTTCAACCATCGAGAATTTCATCAACCAAAAAAATGCGCCCGTTTTTCCATTCGAAATCACGGCAGAGGAAACTTCTAATTTAAAAGATGAAGAATTTCTGGAATCGGTAGAATTTGCAAAAAAACACTGTTTCCGTGGCGACGTTTTTCAGTTGGTTCTCAGCAGACGATTTGAGCAAAAGTTTCAAGGCGACGAGTTCAATGTTTATCGTGCTTTGAGGAATATCAATCCTTCGCCTTATCTATTCTTCTTCGATTATGGTGATTATAAATTAATCGGTTCAAGTCCGGAAAGTCAATTGATTATCAAAAACGGAAAAGCCATCATTCATCCGATTGCAGGCACTTTCAAAAGAACTGGAAACATCGAGAACGATTTGGAATCCGCAGAAGAACTCAAAAAAGACCCGAAAGAAAACGCCGAACATACGATGTTGGTTGACTTGGCGCGAAACGACCTGAGCATTCACGGGAAAAATACAACGGTTTCTAAACTGAAGGAAATCCATTTCTTTTCCCACGTTATCCATATGGTTTCTGAAGTGGTTGCCGATGTCAAAGAAAATCAAAATCCTTACGAAATGATTGCTACTACTTTCCCACAAGGCACTTTGAGTGGCGCACCAAAATACCGCGCAATGCAACTCATCGATGAACACGAGAAAACTTCCCGAAGTTATTACGCTGGTTGTATTGGTTTTGTAGGTTTTGATGGAAGCTGTAATCAGGCGATTATGATTCGTACTTTCCTGAGTAAAAACAATACATTATTTTATCAAGCCGGCGCCGGAATCACAGCCAAATCCGTTGCCGAAAGTGAATTGCAGGAAGTGAATAACAAATTAGGCGCTTTGAAAAAAGCCGTTTTAAAAGCAGAGAAAATTAGTTGA
- a CDS encoding four helix bundle protein, with protein sequence MEYINLDVWIQARKLTNLVYNLTKKYPKEEMFGLTNQIRRCAVSVPSNIAEGCGRSTSKDTIHFLFIARGSLYELETQFYLSADQNYLSDEELTVILNQIMSCKKLLNGFINYYRTK encoded by the coding sequence ATGGAATACATAAATCTGGACGTTTGGATTCAGGCAAGAAAGCTTACAAACCTTGTTTATAATCTAACAAAAAAATATCCAAAAGAGGAAATGTTTGGATTAACAAATCAAATTAGAAGATGTGCCGTTTCTGTGCCTTCAAATATTGCAGAAGGCTGTGGAAGAAGCACTTCAAAAGATACAATACACTTTCTATTCATTGCCAGAGGTTCACTTTATGAACTTGAAACGCAATTTTATTTATCAGCAGACCAAAATTATTTAAGCGACGAAGAGCTAACAGTAATTCTCAATCAAATAATGAGTTGCAAAAAATTATTAAACGGATTTATAAACTATTACAGAACTAAGTAA
- a CDS encoding aminodeoxychorismate/anthranilate synthase component II — protein sequence MTDILKPSTINHQLSTKILVFDNYDSFTYNLVQIIEQIVGEEVDVFRNDKIALEDIDKYDKIILSPGPGIPEEAGILLELIKKYAPTKSIFGVCLGQQAIAEAFGGSLINLSEIYHGVATESIQINAHQIFNGLPETLEVGRYHSWAVNPDDFPAELEITSVDKNGMIMSLKHKTYDVHAVQYHPESILTPDGRKILENFLNN from the coding sequence ATGACAGATATTTTAAAACCATCAACCATCAACCATCAACTATCAACCAAAATTCTGGTCTTCGACAATTACGATAGTTTTACTTACAATCTCGTTCAAATCATAGAACAAATCGTTGGTGAAGAAGTCGACGTTTTCCGCAATGACAAAATTGCCTTGGAAGACATCGACAAATACGACAAAATCATCCTTTCTCCAGGCCCGGGAATTCCGGAAGAAGCAGGAATTTTGTTAGAATTAATAAAAAAATATGCGCCAACGAAATCCATTTTCGGGGTTTGCCTCGGACAGCAGGCGATTGCGGAAGCTTTTGGTGGAAGTTTGATTAACCTTTCTGAAATCTATCACGGCGTTGCAACAGAATCTATTCAAATCAATGCGCACCAGATTTTCAATGGTTTACCAGAAACTTTGGAAGTCGGCAGATACCATTCTTGGGCAGTAAATCCTGATGATTTCCCTGCTGAACTGGAAATCACAAGCGTCGACAAAAACGGAATGATTATGAGTTTGAAACACAAAACCTACGATGTTCACGCTGTACAATATCATCCGGAAAGCATCTTGACGCCTGATGGAAGAAAGATTTTAGAGAATTTTTTGAATAACTAA
- a CDS encoding pyridoxal-dependent decarboxylase yields the protein MNHFLKEDLTNLEGLLSKIKEQGIAYLDNISERATYSEHQLPQEILSTKEGKGSRESLKIFNERLEPLVVASSGPRYWGFVTGGTTPASIMGDWLTSIYDQNTQALTGVGDISGQIEIETIKMLLDFFELPQDYIGGFVSGATMSNFTCLAVARQWIGKNLGQDFAKDGITEKINVLSAMPHSSSIKSLSMLGIGSNNIIKIKVAEGNRECLDTVDFEEKIKELNGEPFILISSAGTVNTVDFDDFQAISKLKNKYNFWWHIDAAFGAFAKFSDEHKHLLKDWENADSITIDNHKWMNVPYENAAFFIKEKHKLEQIETFQNSSAPYLGDPMEKFSYLNFLPENSRRLKALPVWFSLIAYGKDGFKEMIEKSISLSQYFGNLIESDNNFEILAPVRLNTVCFTLKNQSSEQVSEFLERLNQTKKVFLTPTIYNGKQAIRAAFVNWRTESSDVELVFNLMQELLRK from the coding sequence ATGAATCATTTCTTAAAAGAAGACCTTACAAATCTGGAAGGTCTTTTATCAAAAATAAAGGAACAAGGAATCGCATATTTAGATAATATTTCTGAAAGAGCGACTTATTCCGAACATCAATTACCACAGGAAATCCTTTCTACAAAAGAAGGAAAAGGCTCGCGAGAAAGTTTGAAAATTTTCAATGAGCGCTTAGAACCTTTGGTAGTTGCCTCTTCGGGACCAAGATATTGGGGTTTCGTAACTGGCGGCACAACCCCAGCGTCAATTATGGGCGATTGGCTCACGAGTATTTATGACCAGAATACGCAAGCTTTAACAGGCGTTGGCGATATTTCCGGACAGATAGAAATTGAAACCATCAAAATGCTTTTAGATTTCTTCGAGTTGCCTCAGGATTACATCGGCGGATTTGTAAGTGGCGCAACGATGTCCAATTTTACCTGTCTTGCGGTTGCGAGACAATGGATTGGGAAAAATTTGGGACAGGATTTTGCTAAAGATGGAATCACGGAAAAAATCAATGTTCTATCTGCAATGCCACATTCTTCTTCCATCAAATCGCTTTCTATGCTCGGAATCGGAAGCAATAATATCATCAAAATCAAAGTTGCAGAAGGAAATAGAGAATGCCTTGACACCGTTGATTTTGAAGAAAAAATCAAAGAATTAAATGGTGAACCTTTCATTTTAATTTCCAGTGCTGGAACTGTAAACACAGTTGATTTCGATGATTTCCAAGCAATTTCAAAACTGAAAAATAAATATAATTTTTGGTGGCACATTGATGCTGCTTTTGGAGCTTTTGCAAAATTTTCGGATGAGCATAAACATTTATTAAAAGATTGGGAAAACGCTGACAGTATTACGATTGACAATCACAAATGGATGAATGTACCTTATGAAAATGCGGCCTTCTTCATCAAGGAAAAACATAAATTGGAACAGATAGAAACGTTCCAAAATTCCAGCGCACCTTATCTTGGAGACCCGATGGAGAAATTCAGTTATCTCAATTTTCTTCCCGAAAATTCCAGAAGACTGAAAGCGCTTCCGGTTTGGTTTTCTCTGATTGCTTACGGAAAAGACGGTTTTAAAGAAATGATTGAAAAAAGCATTTCCCTTTCACAATATTTCGGAAACCTGATTGAAAGTGACAACAATTTCGAAATACTTGCTCCGGTAAGATTGAACACCGTTTGCTTCACATTAAAAAATCAATCGTCCGAACAGGTTTCGGAATTTTTAGAAAGATTAAATCAAACTAAAAAAGTATTCTTAACACCAACAATCTATAACGGAAAGCAAGCCATAAGAGCTGCTTTCGTCAATTGGAGAACAGAAAGTTCGGATGTTGAACTTGTTTTCAATTTGATGCAGGAATTATTAAGAAAATAA
- the trpD gene encoding anthranilate phosphoribosyltransferase: protein MKQILQYLFNHQTLTRAEAKAILTEISQNKFNESEVISFITVFLMRSITLEELTGFREALLQLAKPIDLGTNDVVDIVGTGGDGKNTFNISTLASFIVAGTGQKVAKQGNYGASSISGSSNVLEELAYKFKDNSEDLKADLEKGNICFIHAPLFHPALKSVAPLRKQLGLKTFFNILGPLVNPAKPKYSMIGVANLEIARVYQYLLQQQKSEFMLVHALDGYDEISLTGDTKIFNKSGEKIYSAEDLKFKNIEPETIFGGHSKEESAKIFINILEGKGTEEQNSVVLANASIALLNTEKYGDYNNCLALAKDSLESGKALQSLKNIIK from the coding sequence ATGAAACAAATATTACAATATCTCTTCAACCACCAAACTTTGACAAGAGCCGAAGCCAAGGCGATTTTGACGGAGATTTCACAAAATAAATTCAATGAGAGCGAGGTCATTTCTTTCATCACCGTTTTCTTGATGCGAAGCATTACGCTCGAAGAACTCACTGGTTTCCGTGAGGCCTTACTTCAATTGGCAAAACCTATCGATTTGGGAACGAACGATGTGGTTGACATCGTTGGAACTGGTGGTGATGGAAAAAACACATTCAACATTTCAACTCTGGCAAGTTTTATCGTCGCCGGAACTGGACAAAAAGTCGCGAAACAAGGGAATTATGGCGCGTCATCCATCTCTGGTTCATCCAATGTTTTGGAAGAGTTGGCTTACAAATTCAAAGATAATTCTGAAGATTTGAAAGCCGACTTGGAAAAAGGAAACATCTGTTTCATCCACGCACCACTTTTTCATCCGGCTTTGAAATCCGTCGCGCCGTTGAGGAAACAATTGGGATTGAAGACCTTTTTCAATATCCTTGGACCGTTGGTAAATCCTGCGAAACCAAAATATTCGATGATTGGCGTTGCAAATCTGGAGATTGCGAGGGTATATCAATACCTTTTGCAACAGCAAAAAAGCGAGTTTATGCTGGTTCACGCTTTGGATGGTTATGATGAAATTTCATTGACGGGCGACACAAAAATCTTCAATAAGTCGGGCGAAAAAATCTATTCAGCGGAAGATTTGAAATTCAAAAACATCGAACCGGAAACTATTTTCGGAGGTCATTCAAAAGAAGAATCTGCCAAGATTTTCATTAATATTCTTGAAGGAAAAGGAACGGAGGAACAGAATTCTGTGGTCTTAGCAAATGCATCAATCGCCCTGCTGAATACTGAAAAATATGGTGATTATAATAATTGTCTTGCACTTGCAAAAGACAGTTTGGAAAGTGGAAAAGCTTTACAAAGTCTCAAGAATATTATTAAGTAG
- the trpC gene encoding indole-3-glycerol phosphate synthase TrpC, translating to MTILDKIIERKKQEIADSKSKISVEQLKDSEFFGRKTFSLKETLKSKSGIITEFKRQSPSKGIINDKVSPLEVVSQYEKFGASAVSILTDKDFFGGSFQDILSLRNHINIPILRKDFMVDEYQFYEAKSIGADVILLIASCLSPTQVSEFTEVAHYLNLEVLLEIHSEEELVHINKNVDLVGINNRNLKDFKVDLQHSVNLKNQLPQDILSIAESGIYNEEDFRFLKEKGFDGFLMGEYFMKDENPGKKFGEFVSNVSI from the coding sequence ATGACCATTTTAGATAAAATCATAGAAAGAAAAAAACAGGAAATTGCAGATTCAAAATCCAAGATTTCTGTGGAACAACTGAAAGATTCAGAATTCTTTGGAAGGAAAACTTTTTCATTGAAAGAAACTTTGAAATCCAAATCCGGAATTATCACCGAATTCAAAAGACAATCACCGAGCAAAGGAATTATCAATGATAAAGTTTCGCCATTGGAAGTCGTTTCTCAATACGAAAAATTTGGAGCAAGCGCCGTTTCTATTTTGACAGACAAAGACTTTTTCGGCGGAAGTTTTCAAGATATTTTGAGCCTCAGAAATCACATCAACATTCCAATTTTGAGAAAAGATTTTATGGTCGATGAATATCAGTTCTACGAAGCAAAATCGATTGGAGCCGACGTCATTTTATTGATTGCATCTTGTCTTTCGCCAACTCAGGTTTCCGAATTTACGGAAGTGGCTCATTATTTAAATCTTGAAGTTTTGTTGGAAATCCACTCCGAAGAAGAGCTCGTTCATATTAATAAAAATGTAGATTTAGTCGGCATTAACAATAGAAATTTAAAAGATTTCAAAGTTGACTTGCAACATTCTGTCAATTTGAAAAACCAACTTCCGCAAGATATTTTGTCCATTGCAGAAAGTGGGATTTATAACGAAGAAGATTTCAGATTCCTGAAAGAAAAAGGTTTCGACGGATTTTTGATGGGCGAATATTTTATGAAAGATGAAAATCCGGGAAAGAAATTTGGAGAATTCGTTTCTAATGTATCAATTTAA
- a CDS encoding phosphoribosylanthranilate isomerase gives MMEIQMPEANNQLQLKVCGLTKLDQIQELIDLKIDFLGFIFYNKSPRFVLNNLTLEQILNIEHSRKVGVFVNEDLDNIIEISEKANLNFIQLHGDENDDFISELRNKLNPEIKIVKVIRIGNQSPEELQKTINQQPSTINYLLFDTDSKAFGGTGQTFDWNILNYIEIPIPYILSGGISLENIHQLTTINHQPIALDINSKFEIEPGNKDLDKIKDFLPLIK, from the coding sequence ATGATGGAAATCCAAATGCCAGAAGCCAACAACCAATTGCAACTCAAAGTTTGCGGATTGACCAAACTCGACCAAATTCAGGAATTGATTGATTTAAAAATTGATTTCTTAGGCTTTATCTTTTATAATAAATCGCCAAGATTTGTTTTGAATAATTTGACTTTGGAACAGATTTTAAACATTGAACATTCAAGAAAAGTTGGTGTTTTTGTGAATGAAGATTTGGATAATATTATTGAAATTTCAGAAAAGGCAAACTTAAACTTCATCCAGCTTCACGGCGACGAAAACGATGATTTTATTTCAGAATTAAGAAATAAACTAAATCCAGAAATTAAAATAGTAAAAGTCATCAGAATCGGAAATCAATCGCCCGAAGAATTGCAAAAAACCATCAACCAACAACCATCAACCATCAACTATCTCCTATTTGATACAGACTCGAAAGCATTCGGCGGAACAGGACAAACCTTCGATTGGAATATTTTAAATTACATCGAAATTCCTATTCCCTATATTTTGAGTGGCGGAATTTCATTAGAAAATATCCATCAACTGACAACCATCAACCATCAACCAATCGCACTCGATATCAATTCAAAATTCGAGATTGAACCTGGAAATAAAGATTTGGATAAAATAAAAGATTTCTTACCATTAATTAAATGA
- a CDS encoding OsmC family protein, giving the protein MKNHQYKSKIVWTGNTGESTKNYRSYQRNYTISVDGKADISGSSDPAFLGNPELHNPEDLLLASVSSCHLLWYLHLCSVNKILVLEYKDFAEGTMIETENGSGKFTEIVLKPKIVVAEKEMIQKAVELHQKANEYCFIANSLNFEVKHQPEITYKEN; this is encoded by the coding sequence ATGAAAAATCATCAATATAAAAGCAAAATAGTCTGGACTGGAAACACAGGTGAGTCCACAAAGAATTACCGTTCCTATCAAAGAAATTACACCATTTCCGTAGATGGGAAAGCTGATATTTCAGGTTCATCCGACCCAGCATTTTTAGGAAATCCGGAACTTCATAATCCTGAAGACCTTTTGCTGGCTTCGGTTTCTTCTTGCCATTTGCTTTGGTATCTTCATCTTTGTTCTGTAAATAAAATCCTTGTTTTGGAATATAAAGATTTTGCAGAAGGTACGATGATTGAGACTGAAAACGGAAGTGGGAAATTCACCGAAATAGTTTTAAAACCAAAGATTGTTGTCGCTGAAAAAGAGATGATACAAAAAGCGGTGGAACTCCATCAGAAAGCCAATGAATATTGCTTTATCGCCAATTCATTAAACTTCGAAGTGAAACACCAACCAGAGATAACATATAAAGAAAATTAA
- the trpB gene encoding tryptophan synthase subunit beta has product MNYQNPDKNGYYGDFGGAFVPEMLYPNVAELQEKYIQIIESEEFQTEFQDLLKNYVGRATPLYFAKNLSEKYETQIYLKREDLNHTGAHKINNALGQALLAKKLGKNRIIAETGAGQHGVATATACALLGLECIVYMGEVDIARQSPNVARMKMLGATVIPATSGSKTLKDAVNEALRDWINNPATTHYIIGSVVGPHPFPDLVARFQSVISKEIKEQLNEKIGRENPDYVIACVGGGSNAAGTFYHYVNEESVKIIAAEAGGLGVDSGKSAATTFLGTLGILHGSQSLVMQTEDGQVIEPHSISAGLDYPGIGPMHANLFRENRAEFFSINDDEALKSAFELTKIEGIIPALESAHALAVLDKKKFEKDDVVVICLSGRGDKDMETYLKHL; this is encoded by the coding sequence ATGAACTACCAAAACCCAGATAAAAACGGCTATTACGGCGATTTCGGAGGCGCTTTCGTTCCCGAAATGCTTTATCCGAACGTTGCAGAATTACAGGAAAAATACATCCAGATCATCGAATCCGAAGAATTCCAAACCGAGTTTCAGGATTTGCTGAAGAATTATGTTGGACGTGCTACACCACTCTATTTTGCTAAGAATCTCAGCGAAAAATATGAAACTCAAATCTATTTAAAAAGAGAAGACTTGAATCACACCGGCGCGCACAAGATCAACAATGCTTTGGGACAAGCTTTGCTCGCCAAAAAATTGGGGAAAAACCGAATCATTGCAGAAACCGGCGCTGGTCAACACGGCGTTGCGACGGCGACAGCTTGCGCTTTGTTAGGCTTGGAATGCATCGTTTATATGGGCGAAGTCGATATTGCAAGACAATCGCCGAACGTTGCCCGAATGAAAATGCTCGGCGCCACCGTGATTCCTGCTACTTCAGGTTCTAAAACTCTGAAAGATGCGGTAAATGAAGCCTTAAGAGATTGGATCAATAATCCGGCGACCACGCATTATATCATCGGAAGTGTGGTTGGTCCGCATCCGTTTCCTGATTTGGTCGCGAGATTCCAAAGTGTAATTTCGAAGGAGATCAAAGAACAATTGAATGAAAAAATTGGCAGAGAAAATCCAGATTATGTGATTGCCTGCGTTGGTGGCGGAAGCAATGCGGCAGGCACTTTCTACCATTATGTGAATGAAGAAAGTGTGAAAATCATTGCGGCTGAAGCTGGTGGTCTTGGCGTTGATTCCGGGAAATCTGCTGCTACCACTTTCTTAGGAACTTTAGGAATTTTACACGGAAGTCAGAGTTTGGTGATGCAAACGGAAGACGGCCAAGTCATTGAGCCTCATTCGATTTCCGCAGGTTTGGATTATCCTGGAATTGGACCGATGCACGCTAATCTGTTCAGAGAGAATCGCGCTGAGTTTTTCAGCATCAACGATGATGAAGCTTTGAAATCTGCTTTTGAATTAACTAAAATCGAAGGCATCATTCCAGCGCTGGAAAGTGCGCACGCCTTGGCGGTTTTGGACAAGAAGAAATTTGAGAAGGATGATGTGGTTGTGATCTGTCTTAGCGGTCGCGGTGATAAGGATATGGAAACGTACTTGAAACATCTTTAA
- the trpA gene encoding tryptophan synthase subunit alpha produces the protein MQQNMKKLNIYFTAGVPALEDTGKIAKLIQDSGADMMEIGIPYSDPVADGPVIQDAHSLALKNGMSIKKLFEQLAEVKDSVTIPKILMGYLNPVLQFGFENFCQRCAEVGVSGLIIPDLPPIAFENQYGAILKKYNLNFTFLVTPETSEERIQYLDSLSSGFLYAVSSSSTTGNANAVLKNENYLNRLASLNLTNPVFIGFGIKDKSDFENVTEKAQGGIIGTAFVKILLENRDWETKGKAFIEAVKN, from the coding sequence ATACAACAAAATATGAAAAAACTAAACATATACTTCACAGCCGGAGTGCCTGCGCTGGAAGACACAGGAAAAATAGCAAAACTGATCCAAGATTCCGGAGCAGATATGATGGAAATCGGGATTCCGTATTCTGATCCTGTTGCGGATGGACCCGTGATCCAAGATGCGCATTCGTTGGCTTTGAAAAACGGAATGAGCATCAAAAAACTATTCGAACAATTGGCTGAAGTCAAAGATTCTGTGACGATTCCCAAGATCTTGATGGGTTATCTTAATCCAGTTCTGCAATTCGGATTTGAGAATTTTTGTCAAAGATGTGCGGAAGTTGGCGTTTCGGGATTGATCATTCCAGATCTTCCACCAATTGCTTTTGAAAATCAATATGGTGCAATTCTTAAGAAATACAATCTGAATTTCACTTTTCTTGTAACACCCGAAACTTCGGAAGAGCGCATCCAATATCTGGATTCTTTGAGTTCCGGGTTTTTATACGCCGTGAGTTCATCTTCCACCACAGGCAATGCAAATGCTGTTTTGAAGAATGAAAATTATCTGAACAGACTGGCTTCTTTGAACTTGACAAATCCAGTTTTCATCGGATTCGGGATCAAGGATAAATCGGATTTTGAGAATGTGACAGAGAAAGCGCAAGGTGGCATCATCGGAACGGCTTTTGTGAAGATCCTTTTGGAAAATAGAGATTGGGAAACGAAAGGAAAAGCGTTTATCGAAGCAGTGAAAAATTAA
- a CDS encoding phage holin family protein produces the protein MNFIIRLLITAISAFILSKVLTGVHFDGFMSTVIFAIVLGLLNLIVRPILSILSLPITILTLGLFSFVINALIILLADYLMDSMEVAGFWWALLFSILLSLVTSAFSTIFENNED, from the coding sequence ATGAACTTCATTATCCGTTTGCTGATCACCGCGATATCAGCGTTTATCCTTAGCAAAGTCCTTACAGGCGTTCATTTCGACGGCTTTATGTCTACAGTAATCTTCGCCATCGTTTTGGGACTTCTCAATCTGATCGTAAGACCGATTCTATCGATCCTATCATTGCCGATCACGATTTTGACCTTGGGACTTTTTTCCTTTGTGATCAATGCGTTGATCATCTTGTTGGCCGACTATCTAATGGACAGTATGGAAGTCGCAGGCTTCTGGTGGGCACTTTTGTTCAGTATTTTGCTCTCGCTGGTCACATCAGCTTTCTCCACCATCTTCGAAAACAACGAGGATTAA
- a CDS encoding DsbA family protein, with protein MNESTTHNNPLLCDAETGVCGVPEVGNNDNIKIDNKERSIKVIYFTDPICSSCWGIEPQLRKMKLEYGQEIELEYHMGGLLPDWSYNSGGISKPSDVAHHWDEVSGHYDMPIDGDVWLEDPLDSSYPPSIAFKAAQLQSVEKAIIFMRELRELVFLKKKNIAKWDNIALAAEKVGLDVNQLKSDYEGKAKTLFEDDLKLARKLGVRGFPTLFFVDASGESQTVYGTKPYPFYEIAILTANSKATKKEYAKDWESLFKKYNSLTAKEFNELSGNNRKESERILDELTSQGKLEKLTTKNGAIWTVKAN; from the coding sequence ATGAACGAATCTACAACACACAACAATCCACTGCTTTGCGACGCAGAAACTGGCGTCTGCGGCGTTCCTGAAGTTGGGAATAACGACAACATTAAAATCGATAACAAAGAACGATCCATCAAGGTCATCTATTTTACCGACCCGATCTGCTCGTCCTGTTGGGGCATAGAGCCACAGTTGAGAAAGATGAAACTGGAATATGGCCAGGAAATCGAATTGGAATATCATATGGGCGGATTGCTCCCAGACTGGAGCTACAACAGTGGTGGCATCAGCAAACCATCGGACGTTGCGCACCACTGGGACGAGGTCAGCGGTCATTATGATATGCCAATTGATGGTGATGTGTGGCTGGAGGACCCATTAGATTCTTCTTATCCGCCGTCGATCGCTTTCAAGGCTGCGCAGTTGCAGAGCGTTGAAAAGGCGATCATCTTTATGAGAGAACTTAGGGAATTGGTCTTCCTGAAAAAGAAAAATATTGCCAAATGGGACAACATCGCTTTGGCAGCAGAGAAAGTTGGTTTGGATGTCAATCAACTCAAATCAGATTATGAAGGCAAAGCCAAAACGCTTTTCGAAGACGATCTGAAGTTGGCCAGAAAGCTAGGCGTAAGAGGTTTTCCTACATTATTTTTCGTGGATGCCAGCGGCGAATCCCAAACAGTTTACGGCACCAAACCATATCCATTTTATGAAATAGCAATCCTAACCGCCAATTCGAAAGCTACCAAAAAAGAATATGCAAAAGACTGGGAATCATTGTTCAAAAAGTACAATTCTCTCACTGCAAAAGAGTTCAACGAGCTATCCGGAAACAACCGAAAAGAAAGCGAACGGATTTTGGACGAACTCACTTCCCAAGGAAAACTGGAGAAACTGACGACCAAAAACGGCGCGATCTGGACAGTGAAAGCCAATTAG